The genomic interval CTCTAAAAAGAAGAAAACGGATTAAAGGATAACTTCCGAGCCCTTATCTATAAAAAACCTGGGTTCTGCAAGCGTATCATCCACTTGTAGAATCCAGGTTTCTTGTATTAAGAATACATTACATCCGAAGCGGCGCTTCTTGCAGCTCTGCGCGCGATTGAAGGTAACGGAAAAACGCTACCGATGCTTCGCCTCGCGTCACTTGTTTCTTAGGCAAAAACTTGCCATCTGATAAGCTCATAATTTTGAGACCTACAACAATGGCTGCCTGCCCCTTATTCTGGATCTGATCCGAGTCTTTAAACGAGGCTTTAAAAATATGATCATAATTCGCAAGCGCATTATAACCAAGTGCTCGCACGATCAGCTCCGCCATCTCATCACGTGATACTTTACCGCTAGGGTTAAAGGAGCCATCCCCAACATCTATTAAATTTTGTTCCAATGCACTTTCAACATAAACGAAATAGCTGGAATCCGCAGCTACATCATTAAATGAGGCTTTACCACCAAGCTGATTACTGAAGGACATCGAGAGCGGCGATACTCCGCTGCTGCGCGCTAGTACCAGCATTTTAATCAGCTCTCCGCGTGTAACCGCCTCATTAGGACGCACAAGACCATCTTTCACATCAAGCGCTTTGTATGCAACCATTAGTTCAAGCTGACGCTGTGCAAAGTGTCCATCAATATCCTTAGCCTTTGGCTTCTCGAGCTGTGTGACATCACCTGTTTCCCGATTTCGCCAGCCGCCCGTCACTGCATCGAGGAACACCGACTCATCCATAAGCTTAGGCACTAATTGGTAAACTAGTTCTGCTTCTGTCTTTCTATCCACTTCGTCGCCTCTTATTTCACCTGAAGCAATCATCAGCTTATATTTCTCAATTGGAATAGGCTGCCCGTTCCATGTGAAGCTTTGCACAAGCCGATACGTAAGCTGTGTTCGGTAATAATTCAGCCAGCTGTCAACTGCCTGCTCCTTCTTAATCAAGGCAGGAGCCTCAGCTGGATATTCAAAGTTCGACAAATTAGCATCGTAATTTACAACTTCCCCAGTGCTTGAATGTATCGACAAGTTAATGTTGTCATATTCAACCACTGCGCCATAGATTTTGTGTACAAAATTGAAATAGTATTGACTAGGTTGCCCTGCGACAATTCCCTCATATTGCTTCGGATCAGGTTTGACCAGATATAGCTCATCCGTTAGCCATGGCAGACGTTTCTTAATTGCCTCTACCGCTGCTGTAGTCGCTTGCTCTAGCGTCACCTTTGTCCCGCCTGATTGACTTTGTTCGTTATACATATACGTATTGAAATGGCGAACCTCTCCAGTGCGACCGTTAACGGAAGCTGAAGCTGAGCCCACTTCCTTGCCATCCTTTTTCACTGTCCAATTCAGCTGCCAATAGGCTTCGGTTTCACCTGTGCTCTCATTGCTATTTTCACTGTAGTTGGAACCGTTCAGCTCCACCCCTGCCGGCAGCGCAAAAGCAGCTTTTACCGCATCTATCGCTTGCTTCTCGGTAACTGCCCCCGCTTTCGGCTTTTCGCCTAAAGGTTTCTCGGATATAGGTGTTTCCGATATCGTTCCCGCTCTAAAATAACTGTCTCTCGACTGATCCTTTAGCTGGCCAGTCACCGCATCGATCGATATAGGCTGAAGCTCATAACTAAGCAAAGGTTTCCTTTTCCCCTGCATATTGTAAGGCACGATATAAGCTAACAGTGGAGCTGCTGCTGCTCGCAGCTTTTCATTTGCCTCTGCTGCCGACAGCTTTGCATCTACTTTTGGGAAAACAATTGTATCATCCCACTGCAAGGAAAATCTTCGGACATGCCCTTCACTATCCACTTCAAGCTCTATGTAGTTATCTACATAGGGTATGTCATTCACCAACCGATCATAACGAATGGAATGCACAACCTCACCCGTTAGCGGTGGACGCAGTTGAACACCATAGTCAGGATTGTATTGAATTTGTCCTTTATAATCAGCTGCAATTTTATCTATGAATTGGAGCGCAATCTGCTGTGCGGCATCACGTTCAACCTTAAGCGGATACGTTGGTTTGGCAGATGGGTTATCGGTATAAGAGTTGAACTCAAGAAGCTGACCTTTATCCGCATGAATACGAACGTAGATGCTTCCCAAATGTTTGCCGTTCACCTTCTTCACGAAATCCAGTCCCCAAGCATTGCGTTTGCC from Paenibacillus sp. FSL K6-3182 carries:
- a CDS encoding YcdB/YcdC domain-containing protein — its product is MRINHRKRLAVVLSTAMLMSMLPATAFAESSNKPAVTNAAAKAVPSSEGDIMKEGFAAPVDVAITKEKAEALARQYVSIPKEYVLQGASLNMEVMASGKRNAWGLDFVKKVNGKHLGSIYVRIHADKGQLLEFNSYTDNPSAKPTYPLKVERDAAQQIALQFIDKIAADYKGQIQYNPDYGVQLRPPLTGEVVHSIRYDRLVNDIPYVDNYIELEVDSEGHVRRFSLQWDDTIVFPKVDAKLSAAEANEKLRAAAAPLLAYIVPYNMQGKRKPLLSYELQPISIDAVTGQLKDQSRDSYFRAGTISETPISEKPLGEKPKAGAVTEKQAIDAVKAAFALPAGVELNGSNYSENSNESTGETEAYWQLNWTVKKDGKEVGSASASVNGRTGEVRHFNTYMYNEQSQSGGTKVTLEQATTAAVEAIKKRLPWLTDELYLVKPDPKQYEGIVAGQPSQYYFNFVHKIYGAVVEYDNINLSIHSSTGEVVNYDANLSNFEYPAEAPALIKKEQAVDSWLNYYRTQLTYRLVQSFTWNGQPIPIEKYKLMIASGEIRGDEVDRKTEAELVYQLVPKLMDESVFLDAVTGGWRNRETGDVTQLEKPKAKDIDGHFAQRQLELMVAYKALDVKDGLVRPNEAVTRGELIKMLVLARSSGVSPLSMSFSNQLGGKASFNDVAADSSYFVYVESALEQNLIDVGDGSFNPSGKVSRDEMAELIVRALGYNALANYDHIFKASFKDSDQIQNKGQAAIVVGLKIMSLSDGKFLPKKQVTRGEASVAFFRYLQSRAELQEAPLRM